GAACCCTTCACACTGGTCATCAGTGATAACGGGCCAATCCGCGGATTTCCGAGAGGATTAGACGTAATGTCAATGCTCGGTTCTCAGGCGGCTGCAGAGATTATTCAGGCCGAAGGCGATGCCGATTACTACAAATATGATCAGCAGTTGAACAATCTTAAAGAAGAATTCGCGAATCTGGAAGATGCGGTATGGGCGCAAAACCTATACTGGAACTGGTTATATTCGCTCATGCCATTGTTGGAGCCGAAAGGCGAAGGCTATCCGCCTTTTATGCAGAATCTATCCTGGACCCTGAAGCAATTATATGCCGCTTTATCATCCTGGGCTGAACTGCGGCATGATATGATTTTATACGCAAAGCAAAGTTATACTGAATACACAACTGGAGATCATCCGTCCCCGGATTTTACCTATGGATATGTCGAACCTAATCCGCACCTGTTTGCCAGATTAGCCTCGCTGGCTAATCTTATGCGCACCGGGTTGGATGGTCGGGGACTTCTTCTAAGTGAGTTCGATTCCAAACTAATCAATTTTGAATCTCTCCTTCTGAGTTTAAAGAAAATTGCCGAGAAGGAATTAACAAATCAGGAATTACTTCCCGAAGAATATGACGTTATCTGGACTATCGGCGAGCGCATAGAGAACCTCCTGACTTTTTCTAAGGAACTCCTGGGAACAAGTACCGATGAAACCGATGAAGGTATGGCGGTGATCGCCGATGTGCACACCGAGCCTAATTCGGCTCAGGTATTAGAAGAGGGAGTCGGTTATCCTTTCGAGATTTATGTCATCGTAAAGGTTGGAGACGATCTGGTTCTCACCCGCGGCGGCGGTTTCTCTTATTATGAATTCAAACACCCTATGGCAGACCGCCTTACGGATGAAGCCTGGCAAGAAATGCTTAAAAGCTCTACTCCACCGGAAATTCCACAATGGACTGAGTCTTTCATTGATCGCACTCAGAGTTTTTCACTCACGGGATTACAGCATGCTTACTTAGAATCGGAAACGGTCAGCGACGTTGACGTCCAAATCAATCCCGCCAATCCGATAGCCGGTGATACGCTCCAGATAAAGGTCAGAGCCTACTATTGTCCCGACTCAACCCTGACTGCAATATTTTCCAGCGAGGAAGGAAACAGTATTGATACTTGTGATTTAAAATTGATCCCTGACGATTCGACCTGTGAAAATTACATCGGGCAGATATCATCTTCTAAATGGCCGGACGGAACAATTATCGTCAAAATCAAACATGGTGTGTATACCTTGTCTACCTATTGGTTTGAATTACAAAAAAATGCCGGAATCAATGAGGATAAACTTTATCCAACCAAATTTGCAGTATCTCAGAACTATCCAAATCCCTTCAATCCCGAAACGACCATCCGGTTCGATTTACCGGAAAATTCCTACGTCAGGCTCGAAATCTATAATCTCCTGGGACATAGGGTCGCGACTCTTATAGACTGCCGCCAGACCGCCGGCCACTACACCTTAAATTGGAATGGTAAAGATTTGCAAAGCAATAACGTTGCCAGCGGGATTTACTTCTACAAACTGACTGCCGGTGATCTTGTCCATGTCAAAAAGATGGTTTTGACAAGGTAAGTTGGCTTATTATCACGATAAATCCATCGGCGAAACCGTAATAATGATTCCAGAATTCAAAACCTAAACACCTACTGAAAACAACTCTATTTTTTAACATTTCTCCGCGCTCTCTGTGATCTCCGCGGTGAAGGGAAACAATTTAAAAATCCTTTCACCTTTCTTCCTTTTTTCAGTAAACTCAAGGCGATTTTATGTTCAAACGGACTTTAAAAATTGTCTTGTTCGGGGTGCTTGTCCTGCTGGTGATATCCGTTGGGATGTACATTACCTCGCCCGACGGTTCTGAATTCGCCCGCAAAAATCCGAAATCCACTTCGCTTATAGTTCACCGAGAACGCGTCGCCAAGAAACAACATCGAAAACTTGGCCGGTATTGGGTCTGGGTTCCGCTTAACAGTGTTTCATCGAACTTGATTCACACCGTTATCATCTCTGAAGACGCGCGGTTCTATTCACATCCGGGATTCGACGTGGAAGCGATCAAATTCGCCGCGCAGAAAGATTTGAAACGGAAAAAATTCGCTGTCGGCGGCTCGACAATCACCCAGCAATTAGCGAAGAACCTATATTTATCCAACCGGAAGTCGCTTTTCCGCAAACTTCGGGAAATCATTATCGCCTACAAAATGGATAAAAAATTGACCAAGCACCGGATTCTCGAACTGTACCTCAACGTGATTGAATGCGGGCGTGGAATTTACGGCGTCGAAGCCGCATCGCGGCATTATTTCGGAAAGAGTTCGTCCGCTTTGTCTGTCGATGAAGCCTGTCGGCTCGCCGTCATTCTGCCCAGTCCGATTCGACATTCACCTTACGACGGTTCACGCTTTGTCGAGCGTCGACGGCTAAGATTATTGAAGTGGGAATTCAAAACCGGACGCATCGATTCCACTGCTTACCAAATTCTCACCGGGATCACATTCGAAAAAATGCCCGATTCGCTGAATACTCAGGATAGTCTTGGTACACTCGTAGATAGCACAACCGAAGAACTCTCAAAGGAAAGCGAAATCGATTTACCGCTCAGCGTCGAAAAACTATATGCCGAGCCAGAAGCCGATACGGTGAGAACAAACCGTTGAGATC
This DNA window, taken from Candidatus Marinimicrobia bacterium CG08_land_8_20_14_0_20_45_22, encodes the following:
- a CDS encoding monofunctional biosynthetic peptidoglycan transglycosylase, with amino-acid sequence MFKRTLKIVLFGVLVLLVISVGMYITSPDGSEFARKNPKSTSLIVHRERVAKKQHRKLGRYWVWVPLNSVSSNLIHTVIISEDARFYSHPGFDVEAIKFAAQKDLKRKKFAVGGSTITQQLAKNLYLSNRKSLFRKLREIIIAYKMDKKLTKHRILELYLNVIECGRGIYGVEAASRHYFGKSSSALSVDEACRLAVILPSPIRHSPYDGSRFVERRRLRLLKWEFKTGRIDSTAYQILTGITFEKMPDSLNTQDSLGTLVDSTTEELSKESEIDLPLSVEKLYAEPEADTVRTNR